One stretch of Juglans microcarpa x Juglans regia isolate MS1-56 chromosome 3D, Jm3101_v1.0, whole genome shotgun sequence DNA includes these proteins:
- the LOC121253890 gene encoding phosphoglucomutase, cytoplasmic — MVVFKVARVETTPIDGQKPGTSGLRKKVKVFVQPNYLENFVQSTFNALTPEKVRGATLVVSGDGRYYSKDAIQIIIKMSAANGVRRIWVGQNGLLSTPAVSAVIRERVGIDGSRASGGFILTASHNPGGPHEDFGIKYNMENGGPAPEGITDKIYENTKTIKEYFNAENLPDVDISTAGVTSFQGPEGQFDVEVFDSANDYLKLMKSIFDFDSIRKLLSSSKFTFCYDALHGVAGAYAKRIFVEELGAQESSLLNCTPKEDFGGGHPDPNLTYAKELVARMGLGKSNPQDEPPEFGAAADGDADRNMILGKRFFVTPSDSVAIIAANAVEAIPYFSAGLKGVARSMPTSAALDVVAKHLNLKFFEVPTGWKFFGNLMDAGLCSVCGEESFGTGSDHIREKDGIWAVLAWLSILAHKNKENLGGEKLVTVEDIVRQHWTTYGRHYYTRYDYENVDAGAAKELMACLVKLQSSLSEVNEIVKGMRSDVSKVVHADEFEYKDPIDGSISKHQGIRYLFADGSRLVFRLSGTGSEGATIRLYIEQYEKDPSKINRDSQEALAPLVEVALKLSKMQEFTGRTAPTVIT, encoded by the exons ATGGTGGTGTTCAAGGTTGCTCGAGTGGAGACCACGCCTATCGATGGCCAGAAGCCGGGCACCTCTGGTCTACGCAAGAAG GTGAAAGTTTTCGTACAACCTAATTACTTGGAAAATTTTGTTCAGTCAACATTCAATGCTCTTACTCCAGAAAAGGTTAGAG GTGCTACACTTGTAGTCTCTGGTGATGGCCGCTACTACTCAAAAGATGCTATTCAG ATCATTATTAAGATGTCTGCTGCAAATGGAGTAAGGCGCATTTGGGTTGGTCAAAATGGATTGCTTTCGACCCCTGCTGTATCGGCAGTTATTCGTGAAAGAGTTGGAATAGAT GGATCCAGGGCGTCAGGAGGATTTATATTGACTGCAAGTCACAATCCAGGTGGTCCTCATGAG GATTTTGGGATCAAGTATAATATGGAAAATGGTGGACCTGCTCCAGAGGGAATCACCGATAAGATCTATGAGaacacaaaaacaataaagGAGTACTTCAATGCAGAAAATCTACCTGAT GTGGATATCTCTACAGCAGGTGTAACCAGCTTCCAGGGGCCTGAGGGACAATTTGATGTTGAGGTTTTTGATTCAGcaaatgattatttaaaattgatgaa gTCCATTTTTGATTTCGACTCAATCAGGAAGCTACTCTCATCTTCAAAGTTTACATTTTG TTATGATGCACTACATGGAGTCGCTGGAGCTTATGCAAAACGTATTTTTGTGGAAGAGCTTGGTGCACAAGAAAGCTCATTACTGAACTGCACACCCAAG GAAGATTTTGGTGGAGGGCATCCAGATCCTAATCTCACTTATGCAAAGGAGTTGGTTGCTCGAATGGGACTGGGAAAATCTAATCCCCAAGATGAACCCCCAGAATTTGGTGCTGCTGCTGATGGTGATGCAGATCGGAACATGATTCTCGGCAAAAG gTTCTTTGTTACTCCGTCGGATTCTGTTGCTATCATTGCTGCAAATGCAGTTGAAGCCATACCCTACTTCTCTGCTGGTCTAAAGGGAGTTGCCAG GAGCATGCCGACCTCAGCTGCCCTTGATGTTGTAGCTaaacatttgaatttaaaatttttcgaG GTACCAACTGGCTGGAAATTCTTTGGCAATCTAATGGATGCTGGGTTATGTTCAGTTTGTGGGGAAGAAAGTTTTGGAACCG GCTCAGACCATATACGTGAAAAGGATGGAATCTGGGCAGTTTTGGCTTGGCTATCCATTCTTGCTCACAAAAATAAGGAGAATCTCGGTGGTGAAAAGCTTGTGACTGTTGAAGATATAGTGCGCCAGCATTGGACTACTTATGGTCGCCACTATTACACTCGATATGACTATGAG AACGTGGATGCAGGTGCGGCCAAGGAACTAATGGCATGTTTGGTCAAACTGCAATCTTCCCTTTCAGAAGTTAATGA GATTGTCAAAGGAATGCGCTCAGATGTGTCAAAAGTTGTCCATGCTGATGAATTTGAATATAAAGATCCCATCGATGGCTCCATTTCAAAGCACCAGGGCATTCGATATTTATTTGCGGATGGATCCCGATTG GTTTTCCGCCTTTCAGGCACTGGCTCGGAGGGTGCGACAATTCGTCTATACATTGAGCAATATGAGAAGGATCCCTCAAAAATCAACCGAGATTCTCAAGAAGCACTTGCTCCTCTT GTTGAGGTTGCACTGAAGCTTTCCAAGATGCAGGAATTCACTGGCCGAACTGCACCTACTGTTATTACATAA